Below is a genomic region from Echinicola rosea.
TTGCTCATTAGGTATTGTGCTCCGCTGACCATCTCCACTAGATAGGTTTGTCCCCCTTCTGCAAGGAAAAATGCAACATCCTCCTGGTTTTTTTGGAAGAGTTGTTCACCTGATTTTACCAAGAAACGCGTTTTTTGGGGGGAGCCGGTTTCCGTTGGTTTGGCTTTATTTTTTGCATCGTCAACATTCCTCTTGGGATAGAGTAATTTGAATTTATCGAATGTTTTGGTCAAGCGCTCATCCGAGCAATTTTCGTTGATAAAATCAAGGCAATTGAGGGCAAAGGCTTTTTCTGTTACAAATGGTTTGGGAGACGTAAATACCACAGGAATAAACTTGTCCATTTTATCAAAGACAGAAGGATGAAGGTCAGTAAGTTCATAGCTTCCCAAAATCACATCTGCTTTGTTTCCATTCCTGAGGTACTGGATAGCATCGTCCCATGAAGGCAATACCGCGACGGTCTTGGCTTCTTCACATGCTTGGTGGATTTGATGGCTAAGCCGGTAACCTTCATCAGGCTTATGTATGACTAGACACTGAATAAATTGCTTTTCCACTTTCATGGTGTTTTAGTAGTTTCCAGAAAAATATCAATCTGCTTTTAGGCTGATATCCATGCTTTTTACATGGTGGGTCAGGGCACCTACAGAAATATAGTCCACGCCACATTCTGCGACATTCTTGAGCGTTTCTTCCGTGATCCCGCCGGAAGCTTCTGTTAGCATTTGGCCATCGATAAGAGCGACGGCCTCCCGCATCATGTCATAACCCATATTGTCCAGCATGATGACATCTACACCTCCTACTCTCAAAACCTCTTTTACTTCCTCAAGGTTTCTTGTTTCCACTTCGATCTTAAGGTCCAGCAGGTTTTCTTTGAGATAGGCATTGGTCGCTTCGATGGCGGCTTCGATGCCACCAGCAAAATCAATGTGATTGTCCTTGAGCATGACCATATCATAGAGGGCAAAACGGTGGTTTTCTCCGCCTCCAATGGCTACTGCCCATTTTTCTAGCATTCGGAAGTTTGGTGTCGTCTTCCGAGTGTCCAAGAGCTTGGCGCTGGTATGGGAAATGAGCTGGGTCAGTCGGTGTGTTTTGGTGGCGATACCGCTCATCCGCTGCATGCAGTTCAGCACCAGTCGTTCTGTGGTGAGAATAGAAGCCGCCTTGCCCGTTACTTTGAGGCCGATGTCCCCTTTTTTTACCGCTTGCCCATCTTCCAGCAGCAGCTGCACTTCCAATTCCTTATCGTAAGAATGAAAAATCATTTCTGCCAGTTTAAGGCCGGCAATGATTCCGTTTTCCTTGATTAATAGTTGAGCACTGCCTTCCTTGTCTTTGGGAATAGCGGCTAGGGTGGAATGATCCCCCTCCCCAACATCTTCCTTAAAAGCAGACTGGATAAATGCTTCCAGATTTTCCTGTGTTAAGTAGTTTTCTTTCACTCCGTAAAAATAAGAAAAATCGAGAAAGGGAGACCCTTTAAGGGAACAACTTCCCTGCTATTTTGTAGAAATGTGGTGTTGTGGTGAGTTTATTCTTTGGTAATGTCCAGAGAGTAGATCGAGCAGCCTTTGTCATCCTTTTTGCATTTGATCAGGATACGGAATATAGTGCCTGAACTATCATAAGTACCGATAAAATATTCTATTTGATTTCCGGAAGTTCCCCGATGCACTATATCAAAGTCGCTTGGTGAGAACTTTTTGAAGAAATCCCGCATGACCATTTCCGCTTGATTCTTGGAGTAATCTCCCTCGTTTCCATTGATACTTAATTCCACATTTCTATCAAAAAAAGCCGCCAAGTCTTTACTCGAGCCTGCTTTTATGGACATGGCAATCTCTTCGGGATCGTCCTGCTGTGCCCATACGGATGAACCCATAAAGATCATCCCAACTACAAGTAGAAAGAAGGTTTTTGATATTAGTTGTTTCATTACTTGAGTGAAAGGCTCAAATTCTAAGCCAAAGTGTGTGATTGTAGGTGAACATGTTTATAAGTAAACAAAAAAAGGTAATTTTTGCTTAAAATAGAAAGAATAAGCCATTAATTGAGGTACTCAAAACCCGTTTGCGTCACGGGATTTTTCCTTCACGGGCATATGCTGTTACTTTATTTTGGATCGTAAATACTTGTAATTCAATAGGATTTAGTCATCCAGAAACCATTGTAATGGTCAAAAGCCTTGGGTACTTTTATACAAATAGATTTGCCGTAATAAAATTCTTACCAGCTTAGCCTTCACACTCCTGAAAAGAAATACTTTCAATAAGCACGCTTCTCCTTACATTTGTACTGTTAAGCAAAATTTAAAAGTCTCCTATGCACTTAAAAAGCCTCCAGTTGATCCAATTCAAAAATTACGAAAAGGCCCTGGTCGGTTTTAGCGCTGAGATAAATTGTTTTTTGGGCATCAATGGAAGTGGAAAG
It encodes:
- a CDS encoding LytR/AlgR family response regulator transcription factor produces the protein MKVEKQFIQCLVIHKPDEGYRLSHQIHQACEEAKTVAVLPSWDDAIQYLRNGNKADVILGSYELTDLHPSVFDKMDKFIPVVFTSPKPFVTEKAFALNCLDFINENCSDERLTKTFDKFKLLYPKRNVDDAKNKAKPTETGSPQKTRFLVKSGEQLFQKNQEDVAFFLAEGGQTYLVEMVSGAQYLMSNKLMELEEQLDPNQFFRINRSIILNVKAIGAIKKYVNSRLKILPKVAYNDDIIVSREKVSKFKKWVNQ
- the nadC gene encoding carboxylating nicotinate-nucleotide diphosphorylase, encoding MKENYLTQENLEAFIQSAFKEDVGEGDHSTLAAIPKDKEGSAQLLIKENGIIAGLKLAEMIFHSYDKELEVQLLLEDGQAVKKGDIGLKVTGKAASILTTERLVLNCMQRMSGIATKTHRLTQLISHTSAKLLDTRKTTPNFRMLEKWAVAIGGGENHRFALYDMVMLKDNHIDFAGGIEAAIEATNAYLKENLLDLKIEVETRNLEEVKEVLRVGGVDVIMLDNMGYDMMREAVALIDGQMLTEASGGITEETLKNVAECGVDYISVGALTHHVKSMDISLKAD
- a CDS encoding DUF4783 domain-containing protein, producing MKQLISKTFFLLVVGMIFMGSSVWAQQDDPEEIAMSIKAGSSKDLAAFFDRNVELSINGNEGDYSKNQAEMVMRDFFKKFSPSDFDIVHRGTSGNQIEYFIGTYDSSGTIFRILIKCKKDDKGCSIYSLDITKE